One stretch of Planococcus sp. PAMC 21323 DNA includes these proteins:
- the meaB gene encoding methylmalonyl Co-A mutase-associated GTPase MeaB: MSREKNSRRVMEGVHEAHDGMKALPRKKFKKPKTDKLDIQEIAQGVKSGSRLYLGKAITLLESSNPEHKKNGQELLNQLLPHTGNSLRLGITGVPGAGKSTFIETFGEMLTSLGHRVAVLAIDPSSSLTGGSILGDKTRMEQLARNPKAFIRPSPTAGTLGGVHKKTRETMLLCEAAGYDIILVETVGVGQSETLVRGMVDMFLLLVLTGAGDELQGMKKGILELADAIIVHKADGENARLAKKTVAEYKQMLHFLQPATASWTTKPIAASSIESTGIPNVWEMIQEFETAVKDSGHWKKRRQEQTKDWFRSMITDELHSRFFDDANRRELVKILEKQVLNDELTVSQAIMRLFE, translated from the coding sequence ATGAGCCGCGAAAAAAACTCCAGGCGTGTCATGGAAGGTGTTCATGAAGCGCATGACGGAATGAAGGCTTTGCCACGGAAAAAATTTAAAAAACCGAAAACGGATAAACTTGATATTCAAGAAATTGCGCAAGGTGTAAAGAGTGGATCCCGTTTATATCTTGGAAAAGCGATTACTTTACTAGAAAGTTCAAATCCTGAACATAAAAAGAATGGGCAAGAGTTATTAAATCAATTGCTCCCTCATACAGGAAATAGTTTGCGCCTAGGTATTACTGGTGTTCCTGGAGCGGGAAAAAGCACCTTTATCGAAACCTTTGGTGAAATGTTGACGAGTCTCGGACATCGTGTAGCGGTTTTAGCGATCGATCCAAGTTCTTCACTTACAGGTGGTAGTATACTAGGTGATAAAACACGTATGGAGCAGCTAGCCCGTAATCCGAAAGCTTTTATCCGGCCTTCTCCAACGGCTGGTACGCTTGGCGGTGTGCATAAAAAAACGCGGGAAACGATGTTGCTATGTGAAGCGGCAGGATACGATATTATTTTGGTGGAAACAGTGGGTGTCGGTCAAAGTGAAACCTTAGTGCGCGGCATGGTTGATATGTTCTTGTTGTTGGTTTTAACGGGAGCTGGAGACGAACTACAAGGGATGAAAAAAGGGATATTAGAATTAGCAGATGCAATTATTGTTCATAAAGCGGACGGTGAAAATGCCCGTTTGGCGAAAAAAACAGTTGCGGAATACAAACAAATGCTTCATTTCCTGCAACCTGCGACAGCGAGTTGGACAACTAAGCCAATTGCTGCTTCATCTATTGAAAGTACCGGCATACCAAATGTTTGGGAAATGATTCAAGAGTTTGAGACGGCTGTGAAAGACAGTGGGCACTGGAAAAAGCGTCGCCAAGAACAAACAAAAGATTGGTTCCGCTCGATGATCACAGATGAATTGCATAGCCGCTTTTTTGATGATGCGAACCGCAGAGAACTGGTTAAAATACTGGAAAAGCAAGTGCTAAATGATGAATTGACAGTATCTCAAGCGATTATGCGACTTTTTGAGTAG
- a CDS encoding BrxA/BrxB family bacilliredoxin has product MSMDFNFLMNDIVTQARQELIEGGYTQLETSEDVSEAFSKEGTSLVMINSVCGCAGGIARPAALHSIHYDKRPDNLFTVFAGQDKEATAQARAIFGDDHLPSSPSFVFLKDGKMVDEIGRHEIEGHDPMSVITHIQAIFEQHCDEV; this is encoded by the coding sequence ATGAGTATGGATTTTAACTTCCTAATGAACGATATAGTAACTCAAGCACGCCAGGAATTGATTGAAGGTGGATATACACAGTTGGAAACATCTGAAGATGTAAGCGAAGCTTTTTCGAAAGAAGGAACAAGCCTTGTAATGATTAACTCTGTATGTGGATGTGCCGGCGGAATTGCCCGTCCGGCTGCATTGCATTCAATTCATTACGACAAACGCCCAGATAATTTGTTTACAGTTTTTGCTGGACAAGATAAAGAAGCGACAGCTCAAGCACGCGCAATTTTTGGTGACGATCACTTGCCATCATCGCCATCTTTCGTATTTTTAAAAGATGGGAAAATGGTTGATGAAATTGGCCGTCACGAAATTGAAGGTCATGATCCAATGTCTGTTATTACGCATATTCAAGCAATATTCGAACAGCATTGCGACGAAGTGTAA
- a CDS encoding aromatic acid exporter family protein: MKLKLKPYSIGYRTMKTALGVAIAIYLAQLLQLDYYVSAGILTILCIQPTKKKSIRAAFSRFIASLIGIVFALIFFEGIAYHPIIIGVLIVLFIPVLVTLRFQDGFVSSSVILMHIYDAKNLSFDLLTNELALMVVGFGTALAVNMYMPSIEKKLENYRYEIEDLYASIFREIVVYLRERESLWSGKELVDARRLLEKAKALAYQDVENHITRHENKYYHYFEMREQQLEIIERILPKITALPVIVDQTELVADFLEDLSEHVHSGNTAYRYISKLDKVKENFADLPLPDSHEKFLSMAELYQVIHEMETYLEIKQSYKGFHTKKAEMPV, from the coding sequence ATGAAACTGAAGTTAAAGCCATATTCGATTGGTTATCGCACAATGAAAACTGCGTTAGGTGTAGCCATTGCAATTTATTTGGCTCAATTGTTGCAACTTGATTATTACGTCTCTGCTGGTATTTTAACAATTCTTTGCATACAACCAACAAAGAAAAAATCAATTCGAGCGGCATTTTCTCGTTTTATCGCCAGTTTGATCGGCATTGTTTTCGCTCTCATTTTTTTTGAAGGAATAGCCTATCATCCAATCATTATAGGTGTACTCATTGTTCTATTTATTCCTGTATTGGTAACTTTACGGTTTCAAGACGGGTTTGTCTCGAGTTCAGTTATTTTAATGCATATTTATGATGCGAAAAATTTAAGTTTCGACTTATTGACCAATGAATTAGCTCTAATGGTGGTCGGTTTTGGTACAGCATTAGCAGTAAATATGTATATGCCGAGTATTGAGAAAAAGTTGGAAAACTATCGATATGAAATTGAAGATTTATATGCCTCGATTTTTCGTGAAATTGTCGTTTACTTACGTGAAAGAGAATCGTTATGGAGCGGCAAAGAGTTAGTGGATGCGAGGAGATTATTAGAGAAAGCCAAAGCATTGGCTTACCAAGACGTAGAAAATCACATCACTCGGCACGAAAATAAGTACTATCATTATTTCGAAATGCGCGAACAGCAGCTAGAAATTATAGAACGTATTTTACCGAAAATTACGGCTTTGCCAGTCATTGTAGATCAAACCGAATTGGTTGCTGATTTTTTAGAAGATTTATCCGAACATGTTCATTCAGGCAATACTGCTTACCGATACATCTCAAAGCTCGATAAAGTAAAAGAGAACTTTGCAGACTTGCCACTGCCAGACAGCCACGAAAAATTCCTATCAATGGCCGAGTTGTACCAAGTCATTCACGAAATGGAAACCTATTTAGAAATTAAACAATCCTATAAAGGATTTCATACAAAAAAAGCGGAAATGCCTGTTTAG
- the prli42 gene encoding stressosome-associated protein Prli42: protein MRNAAFRKFIVYAMIGIMLLSSFMFGLSFVL from the coding sequence ATGAGAAACGCTGCATTCCGTAAGTTTATTGTTTATGCGATGATTGGTATCATGTTGTTATCAAGCTTTATGTTTGGCTTAAGCTTCGTACTGTAA
- the mce gene encoding methylmalonyl-CoA epimerase, with translation MKKVDHIGIAVRDLNAVLPYYTETLGLPLMKIEEVESQKVRVAFIDAGNIKLELLEPMAEESAIFKFLEKKGEGIHHIAFGVEGIEERMEELREKGVQLLNDQPKPGAGGAMVAFLHPKSSNGVLYELCEKE, from the coding sequence ATGAAAAAAGTAGATCATATCGGAATTGCTGTAAGGGATTTGAATGCTGTCCTTCCTTATTACACAGAGACACTTGGTCTCCCACTTATGAAAATTGAAGAGGTGGAATCTCAAAAAGTACGGGTAGCATTTATTGATGCGGGCAATATTAAGTTAGAATTGCTTGAACCAATGGCTGAAGAAAGCGCTATCTTCAAGTTTTTAGAGAAAAAAGGCGAAGGTATTCATCATATTGCATTCGGTGTTGAAGGCATCGAAGAGCGAATGGAAGAGCTCCGCGAAAAAGGTGTGCAGCTATTGAACGATCAACCAAAACCTGGAGCAGGCGGAGCGATGGTTGCCTTTTTGCATCCAAAATCGTCAAACGGAGTATTGTACGAACTTTGTGAAAAAGAGTGA
- a CDS encoding acyl-CoA carboxylase subunit beta produces MDIYERINELYDRKREIELGGGEERINKQHEKGKLTARERIDLLLDEGSFVELSPFVEHRTTDFGMAKGPGEGVVTGYGKVNGRPIYLFSQDFTVFGGALGEMHAKKIANVMDLAARNGAPFIGLNDSGGARIQEGVLSLDGYGQIFYRNSIYSGVIPQISVIMGPSAGGAVYSPAITDFVFMVDKTSQMFITGPKVIETVTGEKISSEDLGGSRVHTAISGNAHFRGESEQKVLEMVRQLISYLPQNNTEMPPRLEEGEEDDYRPDLADVVPYEAIRPYDVRKVVDQVVDKDSFMEVQPEFARNIVIGLARIKGETVGLVCNQPKVMAGGLDIDSSDKAARFIRFCDSFNIPLITFEDVTGFFPGIKQEHGGIIRHGAKILYAYSEATVPKMTVILRKAYGGAYVALNSKSIGADLVYSWPNAEIAVMGPNGAANIIFAREIAASENPEETRAAKIEEYRVKFANPYVAAARGMVDDVIDPRETRIKLIQALEMMRNKKDTRPAKKHGNMPL; encoded by the coding sequence ATGGACATTTACGAAAGAATTAACGAGTTATATGATCGCAAACGTGAAATTGAACTTGGCGGTGGCGAAGAACGCATCAACAAGCAACATGAAAAAGGAAAACTAACAGCACGTGAGCGTATTGATTTATTACTTGATGAAGGATCATTTGTAGAGCTTAGTCCATTTGTAGAACATCGTACGACAGATTTCGGTATGGCAAAAGGTCCGGGTGAAGGAGTTGTCACAGGATACGGAAAAGTAAATGGCAGACCGATTTATTTGTTTTCTCAAGACTTTACAGTATTTGGTGGAGCTTTGGGTGAAATGCATGCGAAAAAAATCGCCAATGTTATGGATTTAGCAGCCCGCAACGGTGCACCGTTTATCGGCTTAAACGATTCAGGCGGCGCACGTATTCAAGAAGGTGTGTTATCTCTTGATGGTTATGGACAAATTTTCTACCGCAACTCGATTTATTCGGGCGTTATCCCTCAAATTTCAGTGATTATGGGACCTTCTGCAGGTGGAGCGGTTTATTCACCAGCAATTACAGATTTTGTCTTTATGGTCGACAAAACGAGCCAAATGTTTATTACAGGTCCGAAAGTAATTGAAACAGTAACTGGTGAAAAAATATCTTCTGAAGACCTGGGAGGATCAAGAGTACATACAGCAATTAGCGGGAATGCACATTTCCGTGGTGAGTCAGAACAAAAAGTGCTTGAAATGGTCCGACAATTAATCAGTTACTTGCCACAAAATAATACGGAAATGCCGCCTCGCCTTGAAGAAGGAGAAGAAGACGACTACCGCCCAGATTTAGCAGATGTTGTACCTTATGAAGCGATCCGTCCTTATGATGTTCGCAAAGTAGTTGACCAAGTCGTAGACAAAGATAGCTTTATGGAAGTGCAACCAGAATTTGCACGCAATATCGTCATCGGACTGGCACGGATTAAAGGCGAAACTGTAGGATTAGTTTGTAACCAACCAAAAGTGATGGCTGGAGGACTTGATATCGATTCATCTGATAAAGCAGCACGTTTTATTCGTTTCTGTGATTCGTTCAACATTCCATTAATTACATTTGAAGACGTTACTGGTTTCTTCCCTGGTATTAAACAAGAACACGGCGGGATTATTCGTCACGGGGCGAAGATCCTGTATGCTTATTCAGAAGCGACAGTTCCTAAAATGACAGTAATTTTAAGAAAAGCTTACGGGGGTGCTTATGTAGCGTTAAACTCTAAGTCAATTGGAGCTGATTTGGTTTATTCATGGCCAAATGCTGAAATCGCGGTTATGGGTCCAAACGGAGCAGCCAATATCATTTTTGCTCGTGAAATTGCCGCAAGTGAAAACCCAGAAGAAACGCGTGCAGCAAAAATTGAAGAATACCGCGTAAAATTTGCGAATCCATATGTTGCGGCTGCTCGAGGAATGGTCGATGACGTAATTGACCCACGCGAAACACGTATTAAATTAATTCAAGCATTAGAAATGATGCGCAATAAAAAAGATACACGACCTGCAAAAAAACACGGCAATATGCCACTGTGA
- a CDS encoding M20/M25/M40 family metallo-hydrolase encodes MNNERLINEFLELVQINSETKHEGPISVILQTKLEAMGFHVVIDESAAVTGHGAGNIIATLRGSLSEVPAIYFTVHMDTVTPGVGVKPEIRDGYVYSDGTTILGADDKAGIAALFEMIRVLQEQEIPHGDIQLVITAGEESGLVGAKELDSSLMIAKYGYAVDSDGKVGGIVTAAPNQAKLWTTIYGKTAHAGVAPEKGISAISIAAKAIAKMTLGRIDEETTANIGHFEGGGATNIVCDEVRILSEARSISEDKLAAQTIHMESVFEQVAENLGGRAETKVQLMYPGFHFDDMDPVVEIAQKAAAKIGRPSPILTSGGGSDANIFNGFGIPTVNLCVGYEEIHTKNERMPLEELEKLTELLVEIVKESTLN; translated from the coding sequence ATGAATAACGAACGATTAATCAATGAATTTTTGGAACTGGTTCAAATCAACTCAGAAACAAAACACGAAGGACCAATTTCCGTTATCCTACAAACCAAATTAGAGGCGATGGGTTTTCATGTCGTAATTGACGAGTCCGCTGCTGTTACAGGTCATGGTGCTGGGAATATTATTGCTACTTTACGTGGAAGTTTAAGCGAAGTTCCGGCTATCTATTTTACAGTACACATGGATACTGTAACACCAGGTGTTGGCGTTAAACCTGAAATTCGTGACGGTTATGTCTATTCGGATGGAACGACAATTCTAGGGGCTGATGATAAAGCAGGTATCGCAGCTTTATTTGAAATGATTCGTGTGCTTCAAGAGCAAGAAATTCCACATGGCGATATTCAATTAGTTATCACTGCTGGAGAAGAAAGTGGTTTAGTTGGAGCGAAAGAATTAGACTCTTCACTTATGATTGCCAAATACGGTTATGCTGTAGATAGCGATGGCAAAGTAGGAGGAATTGTGACAGCTGCACCAAACCAAGCAAAACTGTGGACAACTATTTATGGCAAAACAGCTCATGCGGGTGTAGCACCTGAAAAAGGCATTTCAGCGATTAGCATTGCTGCCAAAGCCATTGCTAAAATGACGTTAGGACGTATTGATGAAGAAACAACTGCTAATATCGGTCATTTTGAAGGTGGCGGGGCGACGAATATTGTTTGTGACGAAGTTCGTATTTTGTCAGAAGCTCGTTCAATAAGTGAAGATAAGTTAGCAGCACAAACCATTCACATGGAATCGGTATTTGAACAAGTTGCTGAAAATCTGGGGGGACGTGCAGAAACAAAAGTCCAATTAATGTACCCAGGTTTCCATTTTGATGATATGGATCCAGTTGTGGAAATTGCACAAAAAGCTGCTGCGAAAATTGGACGTCCTTCTCCAATTTTGACGAGTGGTGGAGGCAGTGATGCCAACATATTTAATGGGTTTGGCATTCCGACTGTTAATCTTTGTGTAGGATACGAAGAAATCCATACTAAAAATGAACGTATGCCACTTGAAGAACTTGAAAAACTAACCGAATTATTAGTTGAAATCGTAAAAGAATCAACGCTTAACTAA